The proteins below are encoded in one region of Silene latifolia isolate original U9 population chromosome 2, ASM4854445v1, whole genome shotgun sequence:
- the LOC141630491 gene encoding uncharacterized protein LOC141630491 → MSTTSVFKAPCPNNSILYNNTLCSCTPGYLYNHSTKSCHFHTVHSSEWLTTSVVRHSIVDDNYKKAVKFEVFYLEISALALLCWLILCVLVRFLKLGDGTKAGFQIRWWISRLDLTFPTQHWLADQAVVKKRKTELGGAFSIACWILFISLLAALLHQIVTARATEISNIRATNAPDLESFTNDLELNITTISSMSCAQLQGLGTVAIGTPGFIDYNIFPLSTFSDYTCLNSSNGPIISLKCQNCPLTYGHIYISWHFVDIDTGFPAAALGFHFNITVKNRVDKQEYTNFISGMLKNRSKSEDTHITYRGETTNLLKFNLFPRVHFNLNGLKLLQPLFHEFRPGSHTRNADNLKTSLQSSENGLVNITLELKFLSEYFVEIDDKKYAGPVSILADLGGLYCLSFTLFLLLLSMCEARFKGLRNEDQVMQNIKKSLKAQNRWDKLRKFVAYTYGCRLLTEDHIAKTQTTCCMRGNGSLKRVPQVEIQLQSL, encoded by the exons ATGTCAACTACTAGTGTATTCAAAGCTCCATGTCCAAATAACTCAATTCTATATAACAACACTCTATGTTCTTGTACCCCTGGCTATCTAtacaatcattccacaaaatccTGTCATTTCCATACAGTCCATTCTTCTGAATGGTTAACTACTTCCGTTGTAAGGCACTCAATTGTCGATGATAACTACAAAAAGGCAGTCAAATTTGAAGTGTTTTACCTTGAAATTAGCGCCCTTGCGTTGCTTTGTTGGCTAATTCTATGTGTTCTTGTGAGGTTTCTAAAGCTGGGAGATGGAACCAAAGCTGGATTTCAGATTCGTTGGTGGATTAGTCGCCTTGATCTTACGTTTCCTACCCAACATTGGCTT GCTGATCAAGCAGTTGTTAAGAAGCGGAAAACAGAACTAGGAGGAGCATTCTCTATAGCTTGCTGGATTCTCTTTATTAGCCTCCTTGCCGC CCTTCTACACCAAATTGTCACAGCAAGAGCAACAGAGATATCAAATATAAGGGCAACAAATGCACCCGACTTAGAATCCTTCACCAATGATCTAGAACTTAACATAACCACCATCTCCTCCATGTCATGTGCTCAACTTCAAGGCCTCGGAACTGTAGCTATCGGAACTCCTGGTTTCATCGACTATAACATCTTCCCTCTATCGACATTTTCAGACTATACTTGTCTCAACTCTAGTAATGGTCCTATAATCAGTCTCAAGTGCCAAAATTGCCCTCTTACTTACGGTCATATCTACATTTCCTGGCACTTTGTCGATATTGACACCGGGTTTCCTGCAGCTGCTCTTGGGTTTCACTTCAATATTACAGTCAAAAACCGAGTTGACAAACAAGAGTATACCAATTTCATCAGTGGAATGCTGAAAAATCGATCAAAATCAGAGGACACCCATATTACATATAGAGGGGAAACCACAAACTTGTTGAAATTTAATCTATTCCCAAGAGTTCACTTTAATCTTAATGGGCTTAAATTGCTGCAACCGTTGTTTCATGAGTTTCGCCCTGGCTCACATACTCGAAATGCTGACAATCTGAAGACATCGCTTCAGAGTTCAGAAAATGGACTTGTCAACATTACATTAGAACTCAAATTTCTGTCTGAATATTTTGTTGAAATTGATGACAAGAAGTATGCAGGCCCCG TGAGCATTCTTGCAGATCTTGGTGGCCTGTACTGTCTTAGTTTCACGTTGTTTCTCTTGCTCTTATCTATG TGTGAAGCAAGGTTCAAGGGACTGCGCAATGAAGACCAAGTCATGCAAAACATTAAGAAAAGTCTGAAGGCTCAGAATCGTTGGGATAAG CTGCGGAAATTTGTGGCCTATACCTATGGATGTCGGCTGCTAACTGAAGATCATATCGCAAAAACGCAGACAACGTGTTGTATGAGAGGAAATGGATCGCTAAAAAGGGTTCCACAAGTCGAGATTCAATTACAATCTTTGTAG